The following proteins are co-located in the Panthera tigris isolate Pti1 chromosome F2, P.tigris_Pti1_mat1.1, whole genome shotgun sequence genome:
- the SCRIB gene encoding protein scribble homolog isoform X2 produces MLKCIPLWRCNRHVESVDKRHCSLQAVPEEIYRYSRSLEELLLDANQLRELPKPFFRLLNLRKLGLSDNEIQRLPPEVANFMQLVELDVSRNDIPEIPESIKFCKALEIADFSGNPLSRLPEGFTQLRSLAHLALNDVSLQALPGDVGNLANLVTLELRENLLKSLPASLSFLVKLEQLDLGGNELEVLPDTLGALPNLRELWLDRNQLSALPPELGNLRRLVCLDVSENRLEELPSELGGLLLLTDLLLSQNLLQRLPDGIGQLKQLSILKVDQNRLCEVTEAIGDCENLSELILTENLLTALPRSLGKLTKLTNLNADRNRLEALPPEIGGCVALSVLSLRDNRLAALPPELAHTAELHVLDVAGNRLRSLPFALTHLNLKALWLAENQAQPMLRFQTEDDAQTGEKVLTCYLLPQQPPPSLEEPGQRSPSESWSDAPLGRVSVIQFLEVPACGDDAEEAAAEKRGLQRRATPHPSELKVMKRGVEERRGEALSCRPESGPPSPLEEEKRLSTESGLSKDSQPSASTASQGDPEGPLTETQGPSQQEAGPGTPEEPAEETYEEPTVRFAEDTLLLPPREDGESEEGQPEAPWPLPGGRQRLIRKDTPHYKKHFKISKLPQPEAVVALLQGAQPDGEGPAGPGGWHNGLHTAWAPRDEEGGEKEEEAEEAAPPDQEEAEKEAAEEATLVSAPSIKANNLLIEPARIEEEELTLTIVRQTGGLGISIAGGRGSTPYKGDDEGIFISRVSEEGPAARAGVRVGDKLLEVNGVALHGAEHHQAVEALRGAGSTVQMRLWRERMVEPENAVTVTPLRPEDDYSPREWRGAALRLPLLQPDPAGPLRQRHVACLVRSEKGLGFSIAGGKGSTPYRAGDGGIFISRIAEGGAAHRAGTLQVGDRVLSINGVDMTEARHDHAVSLLTAASPTIALLLERGAGGPLPPSPPPPPPTPPSVASTAVAAATPGESGPLRLAPSLPAATLEGPYPVEEICLPRAGGPLGLSIVGGSDHSSHPFGIQEPGVFISKVLPRGLAARSGLRVGDRILAVNGQDIREATHQEAVSALLRPCLELVLLVRRDPPPPGMRELCIQKAPGEKLGISIRGGAKGHAGNPCDPTDEGIFISKVSPTGAAGRDGRLRVGLRLLEVNQQSLLGLTHGEAVRLLRGVGDTLTVLVCDGFDTDAAAPAEVSPGVIANPFAAGIGRRNSLESISSVDRELSPEGSGKEKELPGQTPQWGLEAVGRGPEGLKLDHRTLAATPGAGSTQRVLSGTAGGKMAEAPCSPSPSCQQLPSPPSPDALPTNVKQAYRTFAAVPGPHPPDTPAQAPTPGPAASPEQLSFRERQKYFELEVRLPQAEGPPKRVSLVGADDLRKMQEEEARKLQQKRAQMMREAEGTGPPLDLDGEPPDEPEELPPPTGPTTGLGPSSPLPPGGSAPVRTAKAERRHQERLRVQSPELPAPDRALSPAERRALEAEKRALWRAARMKSLEQDALRAQMVLSKSQEGRGRRGPLERLAEAPSPAPTPSPTPLEDLGPQTSTSPGRLALSGRKFDYRVFAALPSSRPVYDLQSPDFAEELRSLEPSPGPGLQEEDGEVAVVLLGRPSPGPEEVTLCSSRRPIRPGRRGLGPVPS; encoded by the exons ATGCTCAAGTGCATCCCGCTGTGGCGCTGCAACCGGCACGTGGAGTCGGTGGACAAGCGGCACTGCTCGCTGCAGGCCGTGCCCGAGGAGATCTACCGCTACAGCCGCAGCCTGGAGGAGCTGCTCCTCGACGCCAACCAGCTGCGCGAGCTGCCCAAG CCCTTCTTTCGTCTGCTGAACTTGCGGAAGCTGGGCCTGAGTGACAACGAGATCCAGCGGTTGCCCCCCGAGGTGGCCAACTTTATGCAGCTGGTGGAGCTGGACGTGTCCCGGAACG ACATTCCGGAGATCCCCGAGAGCATCAAGTTCTGCAAGGCCCTGGAGATCGCAGACTTCAGCGGGAACCCTTTGTCTAG GCTCCCGGAAGGCTTCACTCAGCTACGCAGCCTGGCTCACCTGGCCCTGAATGACGTGTCCCTGCAGGCGCTGCCCGGGGACGTGGGCAA CCTCGCCAACCTGGTGACCCTGGAGCTCCGGGAGAACCTGCTCAAGTCTCTGCCTGC GTCCCTGTCCTTCCTGGTCAAGCTGGAACAGCTGGATCTGGGAGGCAATGAGCTGGAAGTGCTG CCTGATACCCTGGGGGCTCTGCCCAATCTTCGAGAGCTGTGGCTGGACCGCAACCAGTTGTCCGCACTGCCCCCG GAGCTCGGGAACCTGCGGCGCCTGGTGTGCCTGGACGTGTCGGAGAACCGGCTGGAGGAGCTGCCCTCTGAGCTCGGCGGGCTGCTGCTGCTCACGGACCTGCTGCTCTCCCAGAACCTGCTGCAGCGGCTCCCTGATGGCATCG GTCAGCTGAAACAGCTGTCCATCCTGAAGGTGGACCAGAACCGTCTGTGCGAGGTGACGGAGGCCATCGGTGACTGCGAGAACCTCTCGGAGCTGATCCTCACGGAGAACCTGCTGACG GCTCTGCCCCGCTCTCTGGGGAAGCTGACCAAGCTGACCAATCTCAACGCGGACCGCAACCGTCTGGAGGCGCTGCCGCCCGAGATCGGAGGCTGTGTGGCTCTCAGTGTCCTTTCCTTGAGGGACAACCGTCTGGCCGCCCTGCCGCCCGAGCTCGCCCACACGGCTGAGCTGCACGTGCTGGACGTGGCTGGAAACCG gctGCGGAGTCTGCCGTTTGCGCTCACCCACCTCAACCTCAAGGCCCTATGGCTGGCTGAGAACCAGGCACAGCCTATGCTCCGGTTCCAGACGGAGGACGACGCCCAGACCGGCGAAAAGGTCCTCACCTGCTACCTGCTGCCGCAGCAGCCCCCACCCAGCCTCG AGGAGCCGGGGCAGCGGAGCCCTTCTGAGAGCTGGAGCGACGCCCCGCTCGGTCGCGTCAGCGTCATCCAGTTTCTAGAGGTCCCCGCTTGTGGTGACGACGCCGAGGAAGCTGCTGCTGAGAAGCGG GGCCTGCAACGTCGGGCCACGCCTCACCCCAGCGAGCTGAAGGTGATGAAGAGGGGTGTCGAGGAACGTCGGGGCGAAGCCTTGTCCTGCAGGCCCGAGTCTGGGCCACCCTCGCCTTTGGAGGAG GAGAAGAGGCTGAGCACCGAGTCTGGCCTGAGCAAGGACTCACAGCCGTCTGCTAGCACGGCCTCCCAGGGTGACCCCGAGGGGCCGTTGACCGAGACGCAGGGGCCGAGCCAGCAGGAAGCCGGCCCGGGCACCCCAGAGGAGCCTGCGGAGGAGACTTACGAGGAG CCCACAGTGCGCTTCGCGGAGGACACGCTGCTGCTGCCCCCGAGGGAAGACGGcgagagtgaggaggggcagcCGGAGGCGCCCTGGCCCCTGCCCGGTGGGAGACAGCGCCTTATCCGCAAGGACACGCCTCACTATAAGAAGCACTTCAAGATTTCCAAGCTGCCCCAGCCCGAGGCCGTCGTGGCCCTGCTGCAGGGAGCACAGCCGGACGGGGAGGGCCCggcagggcctgggggctggCACAACGGCCTCCACACAGCCTGGGCTCCTCGGGACGAAGAGGGaggtgagaaggaagaggaggcggaggaggcggCTCCTCCGGACCAAGAGGAGGCTGAGAAGGAGGCGGCGGAGGAGGCGACCCTGGTCTCCGCACCCTCCATCAAG GCCAATAACCTGCTGATAGAGCCCGCACGCATTGAGGAGGAAGAG CTCACGCTCACCATCGTGCGGCAGACGGGGGGACTGGGTATCAGCATCGCTGGTGGCAGGGGTTCTACGCCCTACAAAGGGGATGACGAG GGTATATTCATCTCTCGAGTGTCAGAGGAGGGCCCTGCAGCCCGGGCGGGAGTCCGGGTGGGTGACAAGCTCCTCGAG GTGAACGGCGTGGCCTTGCACGGTGCCGAGCACCACCAGGCGGTGGAGGCGCTGCGGGGGGCCGGCAGCACTGTGCAGATGCGGCTGTGGCGGGAGCGCATGGTGGAACCGGAGAACGCGGTCACCGTCACGCCCCTGCGGCCGGAGGACGACTACAGCCCTCGGGAATGGCGGGGAGCTGCCCTGCGCCTGCCCCTGCTCCAGCCGGACCCCGCCGGGCCCCTCCGCCAGCGCCACGTGGCCTGCCTTGTGCGCAGCGAGAAGGGGCTGGGCTTCAGCATCGCCGGCGGGAAAGGCTCCACGCCTTACCGGGCCGGGGATGGG GGCATCTTCATTTCCCGCATCGCAGAGGGGGGCGCTGCCCACCGGGCGGGTACTCTGCAGGTCGGCGACCGAGTCCTCTCG ATCAACGGGGTGGACATGACCGAAGCCAGGCACGACCACGCCGTCTCTCTGCTGACCGCCGCTTCCCCCACCATCGCCCTGCTGCTGGAGCGTGGGGCCGGAGggccccttccccccagccctccgccacccccccccacacctcccagtGTGGCCAGCACCGCCGTGGCCGCTGCCACCCCTGGGGAGTCTGGGCCGCTGCGGCTGGCCCCCAGCCTACCGGCTGCCACCTTGGAGGGGCCATACCCAGTGGAG GAGATCTGCCTGCCGAGAGCCGGGGGCCCACTGGGGCTCAGCATCGTCGGGGGCTCTGATCACTCCAGCCACCCGTTTGGTATCCAGGAGCCTGGCGTATTCATCTCCAAG GTGCTCCCACGGGGCCTGGCTGCACGCAGCGGCCTCCGGGTTGGGGACCGCATCCTGGCAGTGAACGGGCAGGACATTCGGGAGGCCACGCACCAGGAGGCGGTCAGTGCCCTGCTTCGGCCCTGCCTGGAGCTGGTCTTGCTTGTGAGGAGGGACCCGCCACCCCCGGGCATGCGGGAACTCTGTATCCAGAAGGCTCCCGGCGAGAAGCTGGGCATCAGCATCCGAGGGGGCGCCAAGGGCCATGCGGGGAACCCCTGCGACCCCACAGACGAGGGCATCTTCATTTCCAAG GTGAGCCCCACGGGAGCAGCGGGGCGTGACGGCCGGCTGCGGGTGGGGCTGCGGCTGCTGGAGGTGAACCAGCAGAGCTTGCTGGGCCTGACACACGGCGAGGCCGTGCGGCTGCTGCGCGGCGTGGGCGACACCCTCACCGTGCTCGTCTGTGACGGCTTCGACACCGACGCTGCCGCCCCTGCCGAG GTGTCCCCGGGTGTCATTGCCAACCCCTTCGCGGCAGGAATTGGCCGCCGGAACAGCCTGGAGAGCATCTCCTCCGTCGACCGGGAGCTGAGCCCCGAGGGCTCTGGCAAG GAGAAGGAGCTACCAGGACAGACCCCACAGTGGGGACTGGAAGCTGTG GGTCGGGGCCCGGAGGGCCTGAAGCTGGACCACCGCACCCTGGCCGCCACGCCCGGCGCTGGCAGCACGCAGAGG GTCCTGTCTGGAACAGCCGGAGGGAAGATGGCCGAggctccctgctccccctcccccagctgccagcAG ctcccctccccgccctcccccgaCGCACTGCCCACCAACGTGAAGCAGGCCTACAGGACCTTTGCCGCCGTGCCCGGCCCACACCCGCCGGACACCCCCGCCCAG GCCCCCACACCTGGGCCCGCGGCCTCCCCGGAGCAGCTCTCCTTCCGCGAGCGGCAAAAGTACTTTGAACTGGAGGTGCGGCTGCCCCAAGCCGAGGGGCCCCCCAAGCGCGTGTCCCTGGTGGGTGCCGACGATCTGCGCAAGAtgcaggaggaggaag cCCGGAAGCTGCAGCAGAAGAGGGCGCAGATGATGCGGGAGGCAGAGGGCACCGGGCCCCCCCTGGACCTGGATGGGGAACCCCCCGATGAGCCAGAGGAGCTGCCTCCCCCCACCGGCCCCACCACAGG GCTCGGACCCTCGTCCCCCCTGCCTCCGGGAGGCAGCGCCCCGGTGCGCACAGCCAAAGCGGAGCGGCGCCATCAGGAGCGACTCCGTGTCCAGAGCCCCGAGTTGCCTGCGCCCGATCGGGCTCTGTCCCCTGCCGAGCGCCGTGCCCTGGAGGCCGAGAAGCGCGCATTGTGGCGGGCGGCCAG GATGAAGTCCCTGGAACAGGACGCCCTCCGTGCACAGATGGTCCTCAGCAAGTCCCAGGAGGGCCGAGGCAGGCGCGGGCCCCTGGAGCGGCTGGCGGAGGCCCCCTCACCGGCGCCCACCCCGTCACCCACCCCGTTGGAAG acCTCGGCCCCCAGACCAGCACCTCTCCTGGACGCCTG GCCTTGTCTGGGAGGAAGTTTGACTACAGGGTGTTTGCAGCCCTCCCTTCTTCCAGACCTGTCTATGACCTGCAG TCCCCAGATTTTGCTGAGGAGCTGAGGTCCTTGGAACCGTCTCCTGGCCCTG GCCTGCAGGAGGAGGACGGAGAGGTGGCCGTGGTGCTCCTGGGCAGGCCCTCGCCTGGCCCCGAGGAGGTGACGCTGTGCAGCAGCCGCCGCCCGATCCGGCCAGGGCGCCGCGGCCTGGGCCCAGTGCCCTCCTAG
- the SCRIB gene encoding protein scribble homolog isoform X3 has product MLKCIPLWRCNRHVESVDKRHCSLQAVPEEIYRYSRSLEELLLDANQLRELPKPFFRLLNLRKLGLSDNEIQRLPPEVANFMQLVELDVSRNDIPEIPESIKFCKALEIADFSGNPLSRLPEGFTQLRSLAHLALNDVSLQALPGDVGNLANLVTLELRENLLKSLPASLSFLVKLEQLDLGGNELEVLPDTLGALPNLRELWLDRNQLSALPPELGNLRRLVCLDVSENRLEELPSELGGLLLLTDLLLSQNLLQRLPDGIGQLKQLSILKVDQNRLCEVTEAIGDCENLSELILTENLLTALPRSLGKLTKLTNLNADRNRLEALPPEIGGCVALSVLSLRDNRLAALPPELAHTAELHVLDVAGNRLRSLPFALTHLNLKALWLAENQAQPMLRFQTEDDAQTGEKVLTCYLLPQQPPPSLEEPGQRSPSESWSDAPLGRVSVIQFLEVPACGDDAEEAAAEKRGLQRRATPHPSELKVMKRGVEERRGEALSCRPESGPPSPLEEEKRLSTESGLSKDSQPSASTASQGDPEGPLTETQGPSQQEAGPGTPEEPAEETYEEPTVRFAEDTLLLPPREDGESEEGQPEAPWPLPGGRQRLIRKDTPHYKKHFKISKLPQPEAVVALLQGAQPDGEGPAGPGGWHNGLHTAWAPRDEEGGEKEEEAEEAAPPDQEEAEKEAAEEATLVSAPSIKGVSFDQANNLLIEPARIEEEELTLTIVRQTGGLGISIAGGRGSTPYKGDDEGIFISRVSEEGPAARAGVRVGDKLLEVNGVALHGAEHHQAVEALRGAGSTVQMRLWRERMVEPENAVTVTPLRPEDDYSPREWRGAALRLPLLQPDPAGPLRQRHVACLVRSEKGLGFSIAGGKGSTPYRAGDGGIFISRIAEGGAAHRAGTLQVGDRVLSINGVDMTEARHDHAVSLLTAASPTIALLLERGAGGPLPPSPPPPPPTPPSVASTAVAAATPGESGPLRLAPSLPAATLEGPYPVEEICLPRAGGPLGLSIVGGSDHSSHPFGIQEPGVFISKVLPRGLAARSGLRVGDRILAVNGQDIREATHQEAVSALLRPCLELVLLVRRDPPPPGMRELCIQKAPGEKLGISIRGGAKGHAGNPCDPTDEGIFISKVSPTGAAGRDGRLRVGLRLLEVNQQSLLGLTHGEAVRLLRGVGDTLTVLVCDGFDTDAAAPAEVSPGVIANPFAAGIGRRNSLESISSVDRELSPEGSGKEKELPGQTPQWGLEAVGRGPEGLKLDHRTLAATPGAGSTQRVLSGTAGGKMAEAPCSPSPSCQQLPSPPSPDALPTNVKQAYRTFAAVPGPHPPDTPAQAPTPGPAASPEQLSFRERQKYFELEVRLPQAEGPPKRVSLVGADDLRKMQEEEARKLQQKRAQMMREAEGTGPPLDLDGEPPDEPEELPPPTGPTTGLGPSSPLPPGGSAPVRTAKAERRHQERLRVQSPELPAPDRALSPAERRALEAEKRALWRAARMKSLEQDALRAQMVLSKSQEGRGRRGPLERLAEAPSPAPTPSPTPLEDLGPQTSTSPGRLSPDFAEELRSLEPSPGPGLQEEDGEVAVVLLGRPSPGPEEVTLCSSRRPIRPGRRGLGPVPS; this is encoded by the exons ATGCTCAAGTGCATCCCGCTGTGGCGCTGCAACCGGCACGTGGAGTCGGTGGACAAGCGGCACTGCTCGCTGCAGGCCGTGCCCGAGGAGATCTACCGCTACAGCCGCAGCCTGGAGGAGCTGCTCCTCGACGCCAACCAGCTGCGCGAGCTGCCCAAG CCCTTCTTTCGTCTGCTGAACTTGCGGAAGCTGGGCCTGAGTGACAACGAGATCCAGCGGTTGCCCCCCGAGGTGGCCAACTTTATGCAGCTGGTGGAGCTGGACGTGTCCCGGAACG ACATTCCGGAGATCCCCGAGAGCATCAAGTTCTGCAAGGCCCTGGAGATCGCAGACTTCAGCGGGAACCCTTTGTCTAG GCTCCCGGAAGGCTTCACTCAGCTACGCAGCCTGGCTCACCTGGCCCTGAATGACGTGTCCCTGCAGGCGCTGCCCGGGGACGTGGGCAA CCTCGCCAACCTGGTGACCCTGGAGCTCCGGGAGAACCTGCTCAAGTCTCTGCCTGC GTCCCTGTCCTTCCTGGTCAAGCTGGAACAGCTGGATCTGGGAGGCAATGAGCTGGAAGTGCTG CCTGATACCCTGGGGGCTCTGCCCAATCTTCGAGAGCTGTGGCTGGACCGCAACCAGTTGTCCGCACTGCCCCCG GAGCTCGGGAACCTGCGGCGCCTGGTGTGCCTGGACGTGTCGGAGAACCGGCTGGAGGAGCTGCCCTCTGAGCTCGGCGGGCTGCTGCTGCTCACGGACCTGCTGCTCTCCCAGAACCTGCTGCAGCGGCTCCCTGATGGCATCG GTCAGCTGAAACAGCTGTCCATCCTGAAGGTGGACCAGAACCGTCTGTGCGAGGTGACGGAGGCCATCGGTGACTGCGAGAACCTCTCGGAGCTGATCCTCACGGAGAACCTGCTGACG GCTCTGCCCCGCTCTCTGGGGAAGCTGACCAAGCTGACCAATCTCAACGCGGACCGCAACCGTCTGGAGGCGCTGCCGCCCGAGATCGGAGGCTGTGTGGCTCTCAGTGTCCTTTCCTTGAGGGACAACCGTCTGGCCGCCCTGCCGCCCGAGCTCGCCCACACGGCTGAGCTGCACGTGCTGGACGTGGCTGGAAACCG gctGCGGAGTCTGCCGTTTGCGCTCACCCACCTCAACCTCAAGGCCCTATGGCTGGCTGAGAACCAGGCACAGCCTATGCTCCGGTTCCAGACGGAGGACGACGCCCAGACCGGCGAAAAGGTCCTCACCTGCTACCTGCTGCCGCAGCAGCCCCCACCCAGCCTCG AGGAGCCGGGGCAGCGGAGCCCTTCTGAGAGCTGGAGCGACGCCCCGCTCGGTCGCGTCAGCGTCATCCAGTTTCTAGAGGTCCCCGCTTGTGGTGACGACGCCGAGGAAGCTGCTGCTGAGAAGCGG GGCCTGCAACGTCGGGCCACGCCTCACCCCAGCGAGCTGAAGGTGATGAAGAGGGGTGTCGAGGAACGTCGGGGCGAAGCCTTGTCCTGCAGGCCCGAGTCTGGGCCACCCTCGCCTTTGGAGGAG GAGAAGAGGCTGAGCACCGAGTCTGGCCTGAGCAAGGACTCACAGCCGTCTGCTAGCACGGCCTCCCAGGGTGACCCCGAGGGGCCGTTGACCGAGACGCAGGGGCCGAGCCAGCAGGAAGCCGGCCCGGGCACCCCAGAGGAGCCTGCGGAGGAGACTTACGAGGAG CCCACAGTGCGCTTCGCGGAGGACACGCTGCTGCTGCCCCCGAGGGAAGACGGcgagagtgaggaggggcagcCGGAGGCGCCCTGGCCCCTGCCCGGTGGGAGACAGCGCCTTATCCGCAAGGACACGCCTCACTATAAGAAGCACTTCAAGATTTCCAAGCTGCCCCAGCCCGAGGCCGTCGTGGCCCTGCTGCAGGGAGCACAGCCGGACGGGGAGGGCCCggcagggcctgggggctggCACAACGGCCTCCACACAGCCTGGGCTCCTCGGGACGAAGAGGGaggtgagaaggaagaggaggcggaggaggcggCTCCTCCGGACCAAGAGGAGGCTGAGAAGGAGGCGGCGGAGGAGGCGACCCTGGTCTCCGCACCCTCCATCAAG GGGGTGTCGTTTGACCAGGCCAATAACCTGCTGATAGAGCCCGCACGCATTGAGGAGGAAGAG CTCACGCTCACCATCGTGCGGCAGACGGGGGGACTGGGTATCAGCATCGCTGGTGGCAGGGGTTCTACGCCCTACAAAGGGGATGACGAG GGTATATTCATCTCTCGAGTGTCAGAGGAGGGCCCTGCAGCCCGGGCGGGAGTCCGGGTGGGTGACAAGCTCCTCGAG GTGAACGGCGTGGCCTTGCACGGTGCCGAGCACCACCAGGCGGTGGAGGCGCTGCGGGGGGCCGGCAGCACTGTGCAGATGCGGCTGTGGCGGGAGCGCATGGTGGAACCGGAGAACGCGGTCACCGTCACGCCCCTGCGGCCGGAGGACGACTACAGCCCTCGGGAATGGCGGGGAGCTGCCCTGCGCCTGCCCCTGCTCCAGCCGGACCCCGCCGGGCCCCTCCGCCAGCGCCACGTGGCCTGCCTTGTGCGCAGCGAGAAGGGGCTGGGCTTCAGCATCGCCGGCGGGAAAGGCTCCACGCCTTACCGGGCCGGGGATGGG GGCATCTTCATTTCCCGCATCGCAGAGGGGGGCGCTGCCCACCGGGCGGGTACTCTGCAGGTCGGCGACCGAGTCCTCTCG ATCAACGGGGTGGACATGACCGAAGCCAGGCACGACCACGCCGTCTCTCTGCTGACCGCCGCTTCCCCCACCATCGCCCTGCTGCTGGAGCGTGGGGCCGGAGggccccttccccccagccctccgccacccccccccacacctcccagtGTGGCCAGCACCGCCGTGGCCGCTGCCACCCCTGGGGAGTCTGGGCCGCTGCGGCTGGCCCCCAGCCTACCGGCTGCCACCTTGGAGGGGCCATACCCAGTGGAG GAGATCTGCCTGCCGAGAGCCGGGGGCCCACTGGGGCTCAGCATCGTCGGGGGCTCTGATCACTCCAGCCACCCGTTTGGTATCCAGGAGCCTGGCGTATTCATCTCCAAG GTGCTCCCACGGGGCCTGGCTGCACGCAGCGGCCTCCGGGTTGGGGACCGCATCCTGGCAGTGAACGGGCAGGACATTCGGGAGGCCACGCACCAGGAGGCGGTCAGTGCCCTGCTTCGGCCCTGCCTGGAGCTGGTCTTGCTTGTGAGGAGGGACCCGCCACCCCCGGGCATGCGGGAACTCTGTATCCAGAAGGCTCCCGGCGAGAAGCTGGGCATCAGCATCCGAGGGGGCGCCAAGGGCCATGCGGGGAACCCCTGCGACCCCACAGACGAGGGCATCTTCATTTCCAAG GTGAGCCCCACGGGAGCAGCGGGGCGTGACGGCCGGCTGCGGGTGGGGCTGCGGCTGCTGGAGGTGAACCAGCAGAGCTTGCTGGGCCTGACACACGGCGAGGCCGTGCGGCTGCTGCGCGGCGTGGGCGACACCCTCACCGTGCTCGTCTGTGACGGCTTCGACACCGACGCTGCCGCCCCTGCCGAG GTGTCCCCGGGTGTCATTGCCAACCCCTTCGCGGCAGGAATTGGCCGCCGGAACAGCCTGGAGAGCATCTCCTCCGTCGACCGGGAGCTGAGCCCCGAGGGCTCTGGCAAG GAGAAGGAGCTACCAGGACAGACCCCACAGTGGGGACTGGAAGCTGTG GGTCGGGGCCCGGAGGGCCTGAAGCTGGACCACCGCACCCTGGCCGCCACGCCCGGCGCTGGCAGCACGCAGAGG GTCCTGTCTGGAACAGCCGGAGGGAAGATGGCCGAggctccctgctccccctcccccagctgccagcAG ctcccctccccgccctcccccgaCGCACTGCCCACCAACGTGAAGCAGGCCTACAGGACCTTTGCCGCCGTGCCCGGCCCACACCCGCCGGACACCCCCGCCCAG GCCCCCACACCTGGGCCCGCGGCCTCCCCGGAGCAGCTCTCCTTCCGCGAGCGGCAAAAGTACTTTGAACTGGAGGTGCGGCTGCCCCAAGCCGAGGGGCCCCCCAAGCGCGTGTCCCTGGTGGGTGCCGACGATCTGCGCAAGAtgcaggaggaggaag cCCGGAAGCTGCAGCAGAAGAGGGCGCAGATGATGCGGGAGGCAGAGGGCACCGGGCCCCCCCTGGACCTGGATGGGGAACCCCCCGATGAGCCAGAGGAGCTGCCTCCCCCCACCGGCCCCACCACAGG GCTCGGACCCTCGTCCCCCCTGCCTCCGGGAGGCAGCGCCCCGGTGCGCACAGCCAAAGCGGAGCGGCGCCATCAGGAGCGACTCCGTGTCCAGAGCCCCGAGTTGCCTGCGCCCGATCGGGCTCTGTCCCCTGCCGAGCGCCGTGCCCTGGAGGCCGAGAAGCGCGCATTGTGGCGGGCGGCCAG GATGAAGTCCCTGGAACAGGACGCCCTCCGTGCACAGATGGTCCTCAGCAAGTCCCAGGAGGGCCGAGGCAGGCGCGGGCCCCTGGAGCGGCTGGCGGAGGCCCCCTCACCGGCGCCCACCCCGTCACCCACCCCGTTGGAAG acCTCGGCCCCCAGACCAGCACCTCTCCTGGACGCCTG TCCCCAGATTTTGCTGAGGAGCTGAGGTCCTTGGAACCGTCTCCTGGCCCTG GCCTGCAGGAGGAGGACGGAGAGGTGGCCGTGGTGCTCCTGGGCAGGCCCTCGCCTGGCCCCGAGGAGGTGACGCTGTGCAGCAGCCGCCGCCCGATCCGGCCAGGGCGCCGCGGCCTGGGCCCAGTGCCCTCCTAG